TACAGCGTTAGAAAATTCCCTGATATTTTTTGAAAGCTCCTCCCGGTTTATCTTATCATTTTCATTCGTATTCCTGACCAGATTGTTTATTTTCTCCTCGATGATTTTTGTGAAATTGTATATTGCAGCATTTAGTTCCTGCCGGTTATCCTTCATCTCTTCTTTGATGCCGGATTCAATTCTCCCCATTTCTTTTTCGAAGTAGTCAATTTTACCGGATAGGACCGTGCCATTTGACTTTGGTTTTAATTGCAAAATGAGGACAATCAAAACCAAAACAATTAAAATCCCTAATAATATATTCATCTTTCTGTTTTATTGTTATCAACCAGATTATTGGTATTTGATTTTTTCCTTAACCGGTGCTCTCTATTCTGATCAAGTATGATATAAAGCCGGAGAAAGTTTATAAAATTAGACATAAATCCGCAGGATTTATATAAAAATTGAGGTTTCTGCGGAGGATATTGACTTTAAAATCCAAAGAGTTATTGGCATTGCTCGAATAGAGCCAGATTTGAATTTTGGCGTTAAAATCGTTTATTGTTATTTGTCCCGAACAAAATATAAATTATAGCTGCCTTTTGAATAAATTTTAAGCGCCTGTACAGAAACGTCATAGCTGTATGCACTGTCTAAATTATTCCTTAAATAATTTTCCCATTTATAGTAACTGCAGAAAATCAGGGTAGTGCATAAATTGGAAATTATAATTTGATTATTTTGAATGGAGTATTCGGCTCTGCCTCCATTGCATGTGCCATAAAATGCCATCGTTGAATCATTGGTAAATTCAATCGACTCTTTTACCGGATAATTTGCGGGATAATTGATGATTTGCATGGTCCGGGTGTCCTGAATATAGGATAACATCCATTTACACAGCAATAAGGGATTAACCTGCCTCGTCCCAATTTCATTCTTGTTACAGCCCAACATCATAATCAGGAATATTCCGGGAAGAAATAACAGCCAGCCAGATTTTTTCAGGATTCTAAACATTTTGAGTTATGTAAAATTACAAAATGGTTATTTCAAAGAGATTTTCTATGACTAGACGTAAGAATTTCTTTTTTGGTTGCTTTAGCAGATATTTTTCTATTTTTATTTTCAACAAAAAATGTTAAGTTTGTTAAAAGATACACTTCCGTCTGACAACTTTTTAATCCAACACCTTTATGATGAACTCAATTTTTGGTAAGGCCACGGTTGTTCTTTTATTTTGTTCAATTTCCCTGTTTGCTCAAAAAGCTGAAAACAAAACATTGTCCCCCTATTTTTTTGTTAAAAGCAGCAATCCGGATATAGACCTTCTTCCTTTAAAGAGTACTTCCGCGGAAGTAAACATAGTTGGAGTGATTGCCGATGTAACCATCAACCAGGTTTACAAAAATGACGGGAAAAACACGCTGGAAGCTGTATATACTTTCCCGGCATCATCAAATGCAGCATTATATGCCATGGAAATGACCATCGGCAACCGGAAGATTGTTGCAAGGATTGAAGAAAAGAAGAAAGCCCGGGCTGATTATGAGCAGGCTAAGAGCGAAGGGAAGAGGACTTCACTGCTTGAGCAGCAACGGCCTAATGTTTTTCAGATGAATGTTGCCAATATTAAGCCTGGCGATGAAATTAAGGTGACTTTAAAATATACCGAATTGCTGGTGCCCGAAAGCGGTACGTACCAGTTTGTATATCCCACGGTTGTGGGCCCTCGTTATTCCAACCAGGATTTGGCCACAGCTCCGGCTTCCGATCAGTTTGTGGCTACGCCTTATTTGAAAGAAAAAGAAGCTCCTTCCTATAATTTTGACCTGAAAGTACATTTATCGGCAGGACTTCCTATTCAGAATATTTTCTGTCCTTCGCATAAAATAAAAGTGGATTATGAACATCCTGATTTAGCTGATATCCGGCTGGACAGCTCTGAATATAAAGGCGGCAACCGCGATTTTATCCTGAATTATCAGTTGTCGGGCGATAAAATTGAATCCGGCTTATTGCTTTACAGGAACGGGGATGAAAACTTTTTCCTGTGGATGGTGCAGCCTCCAAAGCGTGTGGTTAAAGAAGACATACCTCCCCGCGAATATATTTTCGTTGTTGATGTTTCCGGTTCCATGCAGGGCTATCCCCTTGATATTTCCAAGAAGCTGCTCAGGAACCTGGTTGTAAACCTGCGGCCGACCGACAGATTTAATGTCCTGTTTTTTTCGGGGGCTTCCGGTTGGCTGTCCGATTCCTCGGTTTATGCAACCACCGAAAATGTTGAAAAGGCTATCACTTTAATTGATAGTCATAAGGGATATGGAGGGACTGAGCTCCTGCCGGCATTGGAAAAAGCCGTCGCTTATCCCCGTCATGACGAGTCGCTTTCCCGCTCCATTGTTATCGTTACCGATGGCTATGTGAATGTCGAAAAACAGTCATTTGACCTGATCCGTACCCATAATGACCAGGCCAATACCTTTGCCTTTGGAATTGGAACAAGTGTCAACCGTTATCTGATTGAGGGATTGGCCAGGGCAGGCATGGGCGAGCCTATGATCGTTGATAATCAGGAAAGGGCAGCTGAACAGGCCGAAAAATTCAGAAATTATATCTCTAATCCTGTTTTAACCCAGATTAAAAAGGATTTTGGCAAGTTCGATGTATATGATGTGGAACCTATAACGGTTCCTGATGTGCTGGCTGAACGTCCGGTAATCATCATGGGTAAATACAAGGGTGATGAACAGGGAACCCTGTCTTTAAAAGGATATTCGGGCGGGAATAAACGCTATAAAACAACTTTAGATGTCAGCACTGTCAAATCAGATGAACGTAATGCTGCAATTCGCTATTTATGGGCCAGGAACAAAATTAAGATGCTTGAAGACTATAAAGAAGCAGGTTTTGATTCTTCACTGATCAAACAGGTTACCAATCTGGGACTGAAATATAACCTGATGACTGCTTATACTTCATTTGTTGCCATTGACGAAGAGCAAATAATTGATCATACAGGTAAACTGGTTACTGTTAAACAGGCATTGCCTTTACCTCAGGGTGTTTCAAATTTTGCTGTGGGTTTTGACCTGGCCATTGAAGGTGTTTCTGAAGGGAAAAGTATAAAATATAAAGTTCCACCTTTTTACAAAAAAGCGGAGGTTGTGAAATCATCCGTTTATTCCTATAAGGATGTGAAGATTCTGACTAGTCTTTCAAGTAAAGACAGAATTTCGGCTATAAACTACATTAAAGTGAAATTTTTAGCCAGCCTGAAATCCTGTTTTTCTTCTTCACAAACCAAACCTGATGTTATTCACGTAAAAGTCAGTGCATATGGGAAGGTGATAAATCTTAACCTAAAGGGGACTAAAGTCAGCCAGTC
The DNA window shown above is from Bacteroidota bacterium and carries:
- a CDS encoding META domain-containing protein, coding for MFRILKKSGWLLFLPGIFLIMMLGCNKNEIGTRQVNPLLLCKWMLSYIQDTRTMQIINYPANYPVKESIEFTNDSTMAFYGTCNGGRAEYSIQNNQIIISNLCTTLIFCSYYKWENYLRNNLDSAYSYDVSVQALKIYSKGSYNLYFVRDK
- a CDS encoding VIT domain-containing protein codes for the protein MMNSIFGKATVVLLFCSISLFAQKAENKTLSPYFFVKSSNPDIDLLPLKSTSAEVNIVGVIADVTINQVYKNDGKNTLEAVYTFPASSNAALYAMEMTIGNRKIVARIEEKKKARADYEQAKSEGKRTSLLEQQRPNVFQMNVANIKPGDEIKVTLKYTELLVPESGTYQFVYPTVVGPRYSNQDLATAPASDQFVATPYLKEKEAPSYNFDLKVHLSAGLPIQNIFCPSHKIKVDYEHPDLADIRLDSSEYKGGNRDFILNYQLSGDKIESGLLLYRNGDENFFLWMVQPPKRVVKEDIPPREYIFVVDVSGSMQGYPLDISKKLLRNLVVNLRPTDRFNVLFFSGASGWLSDSSVYATTENVEKAITLIDSHKGYGGTELLPALEKAVAYPRHDESLSRSIVIVTDGYVNVEKQSFDLIRTHNDQANTFAFGIGTSVNRYLIEGLARAGMGEPMIVDNQERAAEQAEKFRNYISNPVLTQIKKDFGKFDVYDVEPITVPDVLAERPVIIMGKYKGDEQGTLSLKGYSGGNKRYKTTLDVSTVKSDERNAAIRYLWARNKIKMLEDYKEAGFDSSLIKQVTNLGLKYNLMTAYTSFVAIDEEQIIDHTGKLVTVKQALPLPQGVSNFAVGFDLAIEGVSEGKSIKYKVPPFYKKAEVVKSSVYSYKDVKILTSLSSKDRISAINYIKVKFLASLKSCFSSSQTKPDVIHVKVSAYGKVINLNLKGTKVSQSMRKCLETQINRFNFSRLNLKQEWEFKIMY